From one Culex quinquefasciatus strain JHB chromosome 3, VPISU_Cqui_1.0_pri_paternal, whole genome shotgun sequence genomic stretch:
- the LOC6046279 gene encoding CCA tRNA nucleotidyltransferase 1, mitochondrial, giving the protein MFCRRFPVRLLLSPVGQTRSKRHFAYARWSEFIAKRRMEAVAIARLDPVVMKIDSPEFRSIFTKELEDLIELFRRYDHEIRVAGGAVRDILMGLCPKDIDIATTATPTEMKEIFTKENIRMVNMNGEKHGTITPRINDRENFEITTLRIDAVTDGRHAEVIHTKDWLLDANRRDLTINSMFLGFDGSVYDYFYGYDDLQKRRVAFVGDPDLRIKEDYLRILRYFRFYGRIAERIDNHDEETLRIIAKNASGLAKISGERIWQEWKKIMAGKFGCDLTVKMINSGLSASIGLPEKPNVEEFVRVFKNIESVQGGDIQPITPLSALLHTPEDAITLNLRLKFTVFERELAYFLTQNRDEFESVNELLPFQQLSLHTLGSAKLKKEYVLELLRYHGKRELYGQLKEWQIPAFPIKGNVLIEHGAPKGPKLGLVMNELKMVWAANRFDMSEPDLLGHLPTVLEKLDLARKS; this is encoded by the exons ATGTTTTGCCGTCGATTTCCAGTTCGGTTGCTTCTCTCTCCGGTTGGCCAAACACGATCCAAG CGCCACTTTGCCTACGCCCGCTGGTCGGAGTTTATCGCGAAGCGCAGGATGGAAGCTGTGGCGATTGCGCGGCTCGATCCGGTCGTGATGAAAATCGACTCGCCCGAGTTCCGGTCCATCTTCACCAAGGAGCTGGAGGACCTGATAGAGCTGTTCCGGCGGTACGACCACGAGATACGGGTTGCCGGCGGTGCTGTCAG GGACATTTTAATGGGTCTTTGTCCCAAGGACATTGACATAGCGACAACGGCCACCCCGACGGAGATGAAGGAGATCTTCACCAAGGAAAACATCCGGATGGTGAACATGAACGGGGAAAAGCACGGAACCATAACGCCGCGGATCAATGACCGGGAGAACTTTGAAATCACCACTCTCCGGATAGATGCCGTGACGGATGGGCGGCACGCCGAGGTCATTCACACCAAGGACTGGCTGCTGGACGCGAATCGGCGCGACTTGACCATCAACTCGATGTTTCTGGGCTTCGATGGCAGCGTGTACGATTACTTTTACGGGTACGACGACCTGCAGAAGCGCCGGGTGGCGTTCGTCGGTGACCCGGACCTGCGTATCAAGGAAGATTACCTGCGTATTTTGAGGTACTTCCGGTTCTACGGTCGAATAGCTGAGCGAATCGATAATCACGACGAAGAAACGTTACGAATTATCGCTAAAAACGCTTCCGGATTGGCGAAAATTAGCGGGGAACGAATCTGGCAGGAGTGGAAAAAGATTATGGCGGGGAAGTTTGGGTGTGACCTCACCGTGAAGATGATCAACAGCGGTTTGTCGGCGTCGATTG GTCTACCTGAGAAACCAAACGTCGAAGAGTTCGTTCGGGTGTTCAAGAACATCGAATCCGTTCAGGGTGGCGACATTCAACCGATCACGCCCCTGTCCGCCCTGCTCCACACGCCGGAAGATGCCATAACGCTCAATTTGCGtttaaagttcaccgttttcgaGCGTGAGTTGGCTTACTTCCTGACGCAAAATCGGGACGAATTCGAGTCGGTCAATGAACTCCT ACCCTTCCAGCAGCTGTCGCTGCATACGCTGGGCAGTGCCAAGCTCAAGAAAGAGTACGTCCTGGAGCTGTTGCGCTACCACGGCAAGCGCGAGCTGTACGGTCAGCTTAAGGAGTGGCAAATTCCGGCCTTTCCCATCAAGGGCAACGTGCTGATTGAACACGGAGCCCCCAAGGGACCAAAGTTGGGTCTCGTGATGAACGAGCTTAAGATGGTTTGGGCCGCGAACCGGTTCGACATGAGCGAGCCCGACTTGCTCGGACATTTACCGACGGTGCTCGAAAAGTTGGATTTGGCGCGAAAGAGTTGA
- the LOC6047314 gene encoding protein naked cuticle homolog, translating into MPSRILQHHVAHAKANKKEQRLAVTNRTHGHQVKLSTAVLNQQYPNLSAGGSDGRTVRPPDGYRPQA; encoded by the exons ATGCCTAGCAGGATTCTGCAGCACCACGTCGCACACGCCAAGGCTAATAA GAAGGAACAACGCCTCGCAGTAACCAACCGGACCCATGGTCATCAGGTGAAGCTCAGTACGGCGGTGCTCAACCAGCAGTACCCGAATCTATCAGCTGGCGGAAGTGATGGCCGAACGGTGAGGCCCCCAGATGGCTATCGTCCTCAAGCTTAA